In a genomic window of Methylobacter sp. YRD-M1:
- a CDS encoding AI-2E family transporter, with protein MTTQPPSVNSSFFRDGFKRFLPNSQAIALAVILIVGFVLIYSLSGLLMPVFASIVLAYLLEGLISKAETMHMPRLPAVYLVFSGFMACLGFLLFYLMPIVSQQAVELVQHIPLIINQVQEGIMRLPERYPQFISEHRVREMMFAVQRELLTYGQNMLSMSAASVMSLVSAMVYLFLVPLMVFFCLKDKKVLVGWLLQFMPRDRHLTERVWKEVDIQIGNYVRGKFAEVFILWSASYVTFSTMGLNYAMLLAVLMGLSVIIPYVGATLVTFPVLGVAYFQWGLAGDDFMYLVVAYSVIQALDGVFLVPFLFSEAVNLHPIAIIVAILFFGGLWGFWGVFFAIPLATVVKAVLTAWPRLGDNSDNNIH; from the coding sequence GTAAATTCAAGTTTCTTTCGAGACGGTTTCAAGCGTTTTCTGCCTAATTCTCAAGCAATCGCGTTGGCAGTTATTTTAATCGTCGGTTTTGTGCTGATTTATTCATTGTCCGGTCTATTGATGCCGGTTTTTGCATCCATCGTATTGGCTTACTTGCTTGAAGGACTGATCAGCAAGGCTGAAACTATGCATATGCCGAGGCTGCCGGCGGTCTATCTGGTGTTTTCCGGATTCATGGCGTGTTTGGGGTTTTTGCTGTTTTATTTGATGCCGATAGTGTCACAGCAGGCCGTAGAGCTTGTTCAGCATATCCCGCTCATCATCAACCAAGTGCAGGAAGGCATCATGCGCTTGCCTGAAAGGTATCCGCAATTCATCTCGGAACATAGAGTCAGGGAAATGATGTTTGCCGTTCAACGGGAGCTGTTGACGTATGGTCAGAATATGCTGTCGATGTCGGCCGCGTCTGTGATGAGTTTGGTCAGCGCCATGGTTTATCTGTTTCTGGTGCCGCTAATGGTTTTTTTCTGTTTAAAGGATAAAAAAGTGCTGGTGGGCTGGCTGTTGCAGTTCATGCCCAGGGATCGACATTTAACCGAGCGCGTCTGGAAAGAGGTCGACATACAGATAGGCAATTATGTACGCGGAAAATTTGCCGAGGTTTTTATTCTGTGGTCGGCCAGTTACGTCACGTTTTCTACGATGGGCCTGAATTACGCCATGTTGCTGGCCGTGCTGATGGGCTTGTCGGTCATTATTCCGTATGTAGGCGCCACGCTGGTGACTTTTCCTGTTTTGGGCGTGGCTTACTTTCAATGGGGGCTGGCTGGCGATGACTTTATGTATCTCGTGGTAGCCTATTCAGTTATTCAGGCATTGGATGGTGTGTTTCTTGTGCCGTTCTTGTTTTCCGAAGCGGTTAATTTACATCCGATAGCGATTATTGTGGCTATCCTGTTTTTTGGCGGCTTATGGGGATTTTGGGGCGTATTCTTCGCAATTCCATTGGCAACAGTCGTTAAAGCCGTGCTGACGGCCTGGCCGCGCCTTGGCGATAACAGCGACAATAATATTCATTGA